In Oscillatoria acuminata PCC 6304, a single window of DNA contains:
- the dacB gene encoding D-alanyl-D-alanine carboxypeptidase/D-alanyl-D-alanine endopeptidase, translating into MLKLTIARLYKSLKSLNLLALTLTLVSLPSPVKGQTSPTPPQRFCQSQLESTIAGIINRPQLRRARWGILVETLDGGGDRTLYRRDAEQFFIPASTAKLLTSAAALQHLGPEFRIRTSIYGSNPTGDRIDSLRIVGRGDPTIGKTQLEAIAQQLQQQGIRQVGELIGEDSYFIGSPVHPNWEWEDVQAGYGAPVNSLIFNQNSVDFTLTPQGLGQPLSVTWANPAEQTQWQVENRSTTVSTDSREFLEVGREFSRPIVRVAGQLHVGSPAEEVSISVAEPAENFLGYFRQALNGVGITTGREMVSDEFRNMPNQQELAAIVSPPLSEMTVEVLQKSNNLYTEVLLRSLGANPQGKGNNPLPEETREAGLQVLKAALTELGVDPTSYDLVDASGLSRRNLVSPESLVQTLRGMAGSPYFDIYREALPLAGVSGTLRTRFRNTPAAQTVRAKTGTLTGVSGLSGYVPNSEYNTVLFSILVNQSDQSSAILRTAIDEIVVLLTRLERC; encoded by the coding sequence ATGTTGAAATTGACGATCGCTCGCCTTTACAAATCCCTGAAATCGCTGAATCTACTGGCGTTGACCCTGACGTTGGTCAGTTTGCCGTCTCCGGTGAAGGGACAAACCTCACCGACTCCACCCCAGCGCTTTTGTCAGTCGCAGTTGGAATCGACGATCGCCGGGATTATCAATCGTCCTCAGTTACGGCGCGCCCGGTGGGGTATTCTGGTGGAAACGTTGGATGGTGGAGGCGATCGCACCCTTTATCGTCGCGATGCTGAACAGTTTTTCATTCCCGCATCAACGGCTAAATTGCTCACAAGTGCGGCAGCGTTACAGCATCTCGGTCCCGAATTTCGGATTCGCACCTCGATTTATGGTTCTAATCCGACTGGGGACCGGATTGACTCTCTGCGGATTGTGGGACGGGGTGACCCGACGATTGGGAAAACTCAGTTAGAGGCGATCGCCCAACAATTGCAACAACAAGGCATCCGGCAAGTGGGCGAACTGATTGGAGAAGATAGTTATTTCATCGGGTCTCCCGTCCATCCTAACTGGGAATGGGAAGATGTGCAGGCGGGATATGGTGCACCTGTTAACAGTTTGATTTTTAATCAAAATAGCGTGGATTTTACCTTGACTCCCCAGGGATTAGGACAACCGTTATCGGTGACTTGGGCGAATCCTGCGGAACAAACTCAATGGCAAGTTGAGAATCGATCCACGACGGTTTCGACGGATTCCAGGGAATTTTTGGAAGTGGGGAGAGAGTTTAGCAGACCCATTGTGCGAGTCGCGGGTCAGTTGCACGTCGGGTCACCGGCAGAAGAGGTTTCAATTTCTGTTGCCGAACCTGCGGAGAACTTTTTAGGGTATTTCCGCCAAGCGTTGAATGGGGTGGGAATTACCACGGGACGGGAAATGGTGAGTGACGAGTTTAGAAATATGCCGAATCAGCAAGAATTAGCAGCGATCGTCTCACCTCCCTTGTCTGAAATGACGGTGGAGGTTTTGCAAAAGAGTAACAATCTTTATACAGAGGTTTTGCTGCGATCGCTCGGGGCGAATCCTCAAGGTAAAGGCAACAATCCTCTCCCAGAAGAGACTCGGGAGGCGGGTTTACAAGTGTTGAAAGCCGCTTTAACTGAGTTGGGAGTCGATCCGACCAGTTACGATTTAGTCGATGCTTCTGGACTTTCTCGCCGGAATTTGGTCAGTCCTGAATCCCTGGTACAAACCCTGCGAGGAATGGCGGGTTCTCCCTATTTTGACATCTACCGAGAGGCACTACCTTTAGCGGGGGTGAGTGGTACATTGCGGACCCGGTTTCGGAATACCCCGGCAGCGCAAACAGTCCGGGCCAAAACGGGTACGTTAACGGGGGTATCTGGTTTATCAGGGTATGTTCCTAATTCGGAGTATAATACGGTGTTGTTTAGCATTCTTGTTAATCAATCGGACCAATCCTCCGCAATATTAAGAACGGCGATCGATGAAATTGTGGTTTTGTTGACACGATTGGAACGCTGCTAA
- a CDS encoding Hsp20/alpha crystallin family protein: MALIRYSPFREIDTLQREMNRLFDNISSAPETENGGLTFVPPAEISETSDAIHLKLEIPGMEPENFDVQVTAESVAISGQRHSQTRTEQQGMTRSEFRYGQFRRVIPLPARVKNTEVQAEYKNGILQLNLPKAEEEKNKVVKVNIG, from the coding sequence ATGGCACTCATTCGTTACTCCCCCTTCCGGGAAATTGACACCCTCCAACGGGAAATGAACCGCTTATTTGACAACATTTCTTCCGCCCCCGAAACTGAAAATGGCGGACTGACCTTCGTTCCTCCTGCGGAAATCTCCGAAACCAGCGATGCCATTCACTTAAAACTAGAAATTCCCGGCATGGAACCCGAGAACTTCGATGTCCAAGTCACCGCCGAATCCGTGGCAATTAGTGGACAACGCCACTCCCAAACTCGCACCGAACAACAAGGCATGACACGCAGCGAATTTCGCTATGGTCAATTCCGCCGCGTCATTCCCCTCCCCGCCAGGGTGAAAAATACCGAAGTGCAGGCGGAATACAAAAATGGCATTCTCCAACTCAATTTACCCAAAGCAGAAGAGGAGAAAAACAAGGTCGTTAAAGTTAACATTGGCTAA
- a CDS encoding HhoA/HhoB/HtrA family serine endopeptidase, translating into MSFSKFCANGRTLITYLLMGIWSAVAWLNPLGSLSAAATPLSAVNSLPANPVTVALQPKQNPGSGGNFVTAAVDLVGPSVVRLNTERTIARRDDPFFNDSLFREFFGPDVPIPQQEELLRGQGSGFIIDGDGLILTNAHVVSDADRVTVTLKDGRTFEGEVRGTDAVTDLAVVKIDDPGEQLPVAPLGDSSQVRVGDWAIAVGNPFGLDNTVTLGIISTLERSSSQVGIPDKRVDFLQTDAAINPGNSGGPLLNDRGQVIGINTAIRPNARGIGFAIPINKAKALTDILSRGETVTHPFIGIQMVTLTPDLARQNNQDRNSNLIVPEINGVLVMRVLRDSPAEAARLRLGDAIIAVDGTPITSADQLQRIVENSGVNRDLRLTVQRGPQTLELTVRTAQLSNTR; encoded by the coding sequence ATGTCGTTTTCTAAATTTTGTGCCAATGGGCGAACCCTTATCACTTATTTATTAATGGGGATTTGGAGTGCAGTCGCCTGGTTAAACCCCCTCGGGTCACTCTCTGCGGCAGCAACTCCCTTATCTGCGGTGAATTCCCTCCCCGCCAACCCGGTAACAGTGGCCCTCCAACCCAAGCAAAACCCGGGAAGCGGAGGCAACTTTGTCACCGCAGCAGTGGATCTCGTCGGACCCTCTGTGGTTCGCCTGAATACCGAACGCACGATCGCCCGTCGGGATGACCCATTTTTTAATGATTCCTTGTTCCGAGAGTTTTTCGGACCGGATGTGCCAATCCCCCAGCAAGAAGAACTCCTGCGGGGTCAGGGTTCGGGTTTCATTATCGACGGTGATGGGTTAATTCTCACTAATGCTCATGTCGTCAGTGATGCCGATCGCGTCACCGTCACTTTAAAAGATGGTCGCACATTCGAGGGGGAAGTGCGCGGAACGGATGCTGTCACCGATTTAGCAGTGGTCAAGATTGATGACCCCGGCGAACAATTACCCGTTGCACCGTTGGGGGATTCCTCACAAGTGCGAGTGGGAGATTGGGCGATCGCAGTCGGTAATCCCTTTGGGTTAGATAATACAGTCACATTAGGGATTATTAGCACCTTAGAGCGATCGTCCTCCCAAGTCGGCATCCCCGATAAACGAGTAGATTTCCTACAAACCGACGCCGCCATCAATCCCGGCAACTCCGGCGGTCCCCTATTGAACGATCGCGGTCAAGTCATCGGCATCAACACCGCCATTCGTCCCAACGCCAGAGGGATTGGATTTGCGATTCCCATCAACAAAGCAAAAGCGCTCACCGATATATTATCCAGAGGTGAGACGGTGACTCATCCCTTTATCGGCATTCAGATGGTCACTTTAACTCCGGACCTAGCGCGCCAAAACAATCAGGACCGGAATTCCAACTTAATCGTCCCAGAAATCAATGGCGTGTTAGTGATGCGAGTCTTGCGAGATTCCCCAGCAGAAGCAGCTAGATTGCGCCTTGGAGATGCGATTATTGCCGTAGATGGCACCCCCATCACCAGCGCCGACCAATTGCAGCGCATCGTCGAAAATAGCGGCGTCAATCGCGACCTCCGTCTCACCGTTCAACGCGGCCCTCAAACCCTAGAACTCACCGTGAGAACCGCTCAATTGAGCAATACTCGGTGA
- a CDS encoding type II toxin-antitoxin system VapC family toxin — MIYHPVIIVDSGILVAYYSSTDRYHQQVRVFFERCTSHLVTTVSCATEVMWLLSQDWRTQNEFLHDLAIELYECIQLIPEDFTRIAQLNQQYADLPGDFADLSLIAISERLNIPAIATLDSDFDVYRRYRKQFFERAFIPEN, encoded by the coding sequence ATGATTTATCATCCTGTAATTATTGTAGATAGTGGAATTTTAGTGGCTTACTACAGTTCCACCGATCGCTATCATCAACAGGTCCGAGTCTTCTTTGAAAGATGTACAAGTCATCTAGTCACTACGGTGAGTTGTGCTACTGAGGTTATGTGGCTACTTAGTCAAGATTGGCGTACACAAAATGAGTTTCTTCATGATCTGGCTATAGAACTTTATGAATGCATCCAATTGATTCCTGAAGATTTTACGCGAATTGCTCAACTGAATCAGCAGTATGCAGATTTGCCGGGAGATTTTGCTGATTTGTCTCTCATTGCAATTTCTGAACGGCTGAATATTCCGGCTATTGCTACTTTGGATAGTGATTTTGATGTTTATAGACGTTATCGAAAGCAATTTTTTGAGCGGGCATTTATACCTGAAAACTGA
- the blaOXA gene encoding class D beta-lactamase, whose translation MIVSLGCLIFTIFPNIKPASSLSKSGSESAVFPEMAQTFDFGQHFQELGVEGSIIIAELNGNLWQHNPQRNQTAFPTASTFKILNSLIALETSVIPNELAVLTWDGIPRAIPTWNRDLNLREAFKLSAVWFYQVLARRIGYERMQQWITQVGYGNQNIGTPEEIDQFWLQGNLQITPQQQVQFLRRLYDNDLPFSEQTLSLVKEIMIYEQTPDYTIRAKTGWFGFGNESLQNIGWFVGYVETGDNVYFFATNIDINKPEDGPARLELTRRCLQDIGVL comes from the coding sequence ATGATTGTTTCATTGGGCTGTCTAATTTTTACCATTTTTCCCAACATTAAACCGGCATCAAGTCTTTCCAAATCTGGGAGTGAGAGTGCAGTCTTCCCAGAGATGGCTCAAACCTTTGACTTTGGTCAACATTTCCAAGAGTTAGGGGTGGAAGGTTCAATTATTATTGCGGAATTAAATGGCAACCTCTGGCAACATAACCCTCAACGCAATCAAACCGCCTTCCCCACCGCCTCAACCTTCAAAATCCTCAACTCTCTCATTGCCCTAGAAACCAGCGTCATTCCGAATGAACTCGCCGTGTTAACCTGGGATGGAATTCCTAGAGCAATTCCCACCTGGAATCGAGACTTAAATCTGAGAGAAGCATTTAAACTCTCTGCCGTCTGGTTTTATCAAGTGTTAGCGCGGCGCATCGGATATGAGCGAATGCAGCAATGGATAACCCAAGTCGGCTATGGCAATCAAAACATTGGCACACCGGAAGAAATTGACCAATTTTGGCTACAGGGAAACCTCCAAATCACCCCCCAACAACAAGTGCAATTTTTGCGCCGTCTCTACGACAACGATTTACCCTTTTCTGAGCAGACCCTTTCCCTAGTCAAAGAGATTATGATTTATGAACAAACTCCCGACTACACCATTCGAGCTAAAACAGGTTGGTTTGGATTTGGCAATGAATCACTCCAAAATATTGGCTGGTTTGTGGGCTATGTAGAAACCGGAGATAATGTTTATTTTTTTGCAACTAATATTGATATTAACAAGCCCGAAGATGGACCGGCTAGACTTGAGCTAACTCGGCGCTGTTTGCAAGATATCGGCGTGTTGTAG
- a CDS encoding ATP-binding protein, with translation MLYSPENFDLLKIFLEQTPQAIAMVDRQMRYLFASRQWLRDCGFDDRDGNRPSPDPSAPQTPTPPVESILGRSHYEILPRLISTPRTTQNPEEQGGKDSAISLEFWKEVQAVCLAGGVKSWEEEFKFQGDRHSRIKWDVHPWKTESGEIGGLLLLRTATGRTPGNREPLNQFTPKVSSNSHRRSRSDESDLRRQSQVLVELARSKTQNEGNLEAAIAEITEAAANTLVVERVGVWLYDNNQTEITCINLYERTDRLHSSGSMLLTAPYPQYFQSLETERAICVDHAITDPRTRDLADTYLIPLGITSKLDAPIRISGKIVGIVSCEHRGIPRRWKLGERNFAASIADYTALALETHDRIKTQTELESANDQLQAVLDAVPGSISWFSSDLVYLGVNGYLAKTFSANPETFLGKKIGFLQGSPKFNHLVPEFFNNPAKEAQHEIEMMVRGVNRHFLVVSHKYQQGQAAVFIGFDITDRKAAEAALQKANEELETRVTERTKDLTEAIDQLQAEIRTRSLLEETRDVLEFSINNAADSVFWLTPNGRFFYVNDAACITLNYSRKDLLSLSVHDINPDLPAEVWPEYWEEIKEFGSVRLECHHRTKEGQTFPVEITINYFQIRGKEYNCIFARDITETKRVEGELQRAKATAEAANLAKSAFFANMSHELRTPLTTIISYSDLLQEDAKELGVSNRAFFGDLQQINQAGKDLLMVIDDILDYSKIELGRMQLQVECFEVAEAVALIMAQIEHKLITNNNTLTMAGDAEWGTICSDRQKLEQVLWHLLDNATKFTENGAIALEITREDTPDFRILNAASKFSKPELEAAEEWVVFRIRDNGIGITPEQLQELFEPFSSIHSSDIHHGVGTGLGLAVARSFCQLMGGDLFVESNLGVGSTFTVYLPGNLPVSSLNAETIAPKLNQNFSEPLPLEDTTQWTEGEGEGWVFDDE, from the coding sequence ATGCTGTACTCCCCAGAGAATTTCGACCTGCTCAAGATATTTTTGGAACAGACTCCCCAGGCAATAGCAATGGTTGATCGCCAGATGCGATACTTGTTTGCGAGTCGCCAATGGTTGCGAGATTGTGGTTTCGACGATCGCGATGGCAACCGCCCTTCCCCAGACCCCTCAGCACCCCAGACTCCGACTCCCCCAGTCGAGTCGATTTTGGGTCGTTCTCATTATGAAATCCTGCCTCGGTTGATCTCCACCCCACGTACAACCCAGAACCCCGAGGAGCAAGGGGGTAAAGACTCGGCAATCTCCCTGGAATTTTGGAAAGAGGTACAAGCAGTTTGTTTAGCAGGGGGGGTAAAATCTTGGGAGGAAGAGTTTAAGTTCCAAGGCGATCGCCACTCCCGAATCAAGTGGGACGTCCATCCCTGGAAAACCGAGTCCGGTGAAATCGGTGGGTTGTTGCTGTTGAGGACCGCCACAGGGAGGACCCCAGGGAATCGAGAACCCTTGAATCAGTTCACTCCCAAAGTATCCAGCAATTCCCACCGGCGATCTCGATCGGATGAAAGCGACTTGCGTCGCCAAAGTCAGGTTCTCGTCGAACTCGCTAGAAGCAAAACCCAGAATGAGGGGAATCTAGAAGCGGCGATCGCAGAAATTACCGAAGCTGCCGCCAATACCTTAGTCGTAGAACGGGTGGGAGTCTGGTTGTACGACAATAACCAGACGGAGATTACCTGTATCAATCTCTACGAACGCACCGATCGCCTCCATTCCTCCGGCAGTATGCTGCTGACTGCTCCCTATCCTCAATACTTCCAATCCCTAGAAACCGAACGTGCCATCTGTGTCGATCATGCCATCACCGATCCCAGAACCCGAGATTTAGCCGATACCTACCTCATCCCCCTCGGCATTACCTCCAAATTAGATGCACCCATTCGCATTAGTGGCAAAATCGTCGGGATTGTTTCCTGCGAACATCGCGGCATCCCCCGCAGGTGGAAATTAGGAGAACGGAACTTTGCAGCTTCCATCGCTGATTATACTGCCCTGGCCTTAGAAACCCACGATCGCATCAAAACTCAAACCGAACTCGAATCTGCCAACGACCAACTGCAAGCGGTTTTAGATGCCGTTCCCGGGAGCATTTCCTGGTTTAGTTCTGATTTAGTTTATCTCGGAGTCAATGGCTACTTAGCCAAGACTTTTAGCGCCAATCCCGAGACGTTTCTCGGGAAAAAAATCGGATTTTTACAGGGGTCGCCGAAATTTAACCACCTGGTCCCGGAATTTTTTAACAATCCGGCAAAAGAAGCACAGCACGAAATTGAGATGATGGTTCGCGGGGTGAATCGGCACTTTCTGGTAGTTTCTCACAAATATCAGCAGGGACAGGCGGCAGTCTTTATCGGATTTGATATTACCGATCGCAAAGCGGCAGAAGCGGCACTCCAAAAAGCCAATGAGGAACTCGAAACCCGCGTCACCGAACGCACCAAAGATTTAACCGAGGCGATCGACCAATTGCAAGCAGAAATTCGCACCCGCAGCCTTTTGGAAGAAACCCGCGACGTTTTGGAATTTTCCATCAATAATGCAGCGGATTCCGTATTTTGGTTGACTCCCAATGGCCGATTTTTCTACGTCAACGATGCCGCTTGCATCACCCTGAACTACTCTCGCAAAGACCTGCTGTCCCTGAGTGTTCATGACATCAACCCTGATTTACCCGCAGAAGTCTGGCCGGAATACTGGGAGGAAATCAAAGAATTTGGATCGGTTCGTCTCGAATGCCATCATCGCACGAAGGAGGGTCAAACTTTTCCTGTAGAAATTACCATTAATTATTTCCAAATTAGGGGGAAAGAATATAATTGTATTTTTGCGCGGGATATTACTGAAACCAAGCGAGTCGAAGGGGAATTGCAACGAGCTAAAGCCACCGCAGAAGCAGCTAACTTGGCCAAAAGTGCTTTTTTCGCCAATATGAGCCATGAATTGCGGACGCCATTAACTACAATTATCAGCTATAGCGATTTATTGCAGGAAGATGCCAAAGAGTTAGGGGTCAGCAATCGGGCTTTCTTTGGGGATTTGCAGCAGATTAATCAAGCCGGGAAAGATTTGTTGATGGTGATTGATGATATTTTGGATTATTCCAAGATTGAGTTGGGTCGGATGCAACTGCAAGTTGAATGCTTCGAGGTTGCTGAGGCAGTCGCCCTGATTATGGCCCAGATAGAGCATAAGCTGATTACTAATAACAACACCTTGACAATGGCAGGAGATGCGGAATGGGGGACAATATGCAGCGATCGGCAGAAACTAGAGCAAGTCTTGTGGCACTTACTCGATAATGCCACCAAGTTTACCGAAAACGGGGCGATCGCCTTAGAAATCACCCGAGAAGATACCCCAGACTTCCGAATATTGAATGCCGCCTCCAAATTCAGTAAACCAGAACTAGAAGCCGCCGAAGAATGGGTTGTATTTAGAATCCGAGACAACGGCATCGGCATCACTCCAGAACAACTGCAAGAGCTATTTGAGCCATTTAGTTCAATCCATAGCTCAGATATTCATCATGGTGTGGGGACCGGCTTAGGATTAGCCGTGGCCCGGAGTTTTTGTCAATTAATGGGAGGGGATTTATTCGTAGAAAGTAACCTCGGAGTGGGTTCAACCTTCACCGTTTACCTCCCTGGCAATCTGCCGGTGAGTTCCTTGAATGCAGAGACAATAGCACCAAAACTCAACCAAAATTTTTCCGAACCCCTGCCTCTGGAAGATACAACCCAGTGGACAGAAGGAGAAGGAGAAGGATGGGTATTTGATGATGAATAA
- a CDS encoding DUF2949 domain-containing protein, whose translation MKLYNNYGHLVKFLQEELALSPSSIDMALRHGEQNLGPLPMILWQYGLVSLEQLERIFDWLENRTAMDGHL comes from the coding sequence GTGAAACTCTATAACAATTACGGACATTTGGTCAAATTTTTACAAGAGGAGTTGGCACTGTCGCCGTCATCCATCGATATGGCCCTCCGTCATGGAGAACAAAATCTGGGTCCTTTACCGATGATTCTATGGCAGTATGGGTTAGTTTCCTTAGAACAGCTTGAGCGAATCTTCGACTGGCTGGAGAACCGAACTGCGATGGACGGACATCTTTAA
- a CDS encoding VIT domain-containing protein, whose product MSQILDRQPAGLYVQTPDSQQIAFPLKHTEVSAQVAGNLSRVEVTQTFENPFTTTLEAVYIFPLPDEAAVDEMLIKIGSRTIKGHIKQREEAKQIYQQAKQQGRTAGLLEQERDNIFTQSLANIQPGEQIDVIIRYSASLQFEGGNYELVFPMVVGPRYIPGTPIGENAVGSGSAPGPMSQNQDTDLVPDAARLNAPILPAGTRSGHDINMTVEIDAGVNIQGVRSPSHHLHISHDGQRVLVGLVGSDTIPNKDFILRYQVGSETTQSTVLSQQNDQGGHFALYLIPALDYAPEKIVPKDVVFLIDTSGSQMGPPLRQCQELMRRFIQGLNPDDTFSIIDFSDTTQQLSPVPLPNTPQNQSRAIAYINQLTAGGGTEMLRGIQAVLNFPVTDPGRLRSIVLLTDGYIGNENQILAEVQRHLKSGNRLYSFGAGSSVNRFLLNRMAELGRGICRVIRHDEAPDETVERFFRQINNPVLANIQVTWEGEGESPVIYPAIAPDLFAEQPLVLFGRKADAVSGTLQVSGIAAGGVPYHQGFEMNFQSGGNPAVAQLWGRARIKALMNQMVSGERKSGVEAVTQTAIAYQLLCQYTAFVAVSEEVRVEHPEASVSVQVPVEMPEGVNAEGVFGSMGAVYAPSPPQLPQVLQVRRMAARVSLDFNLANESGEYQETQVPEEPRRMQKAKSLPSMPQQSMDKKRSQMPGESSDSGDADFYADFEEDDDFGGISYLDSGDEAENESSSAPKFEARRRLEAPSELVQLTFQAPKPPMPPQRLEIVSVTGLDPEAIALLTQHLQSVSLPDGVSGELVWELRITNGQVKQVILDDEQSSVDDPELIEAIRRSLFTWRSGLSLSNTVLLRVRISA is encoded by the coding sequence ATGTCTCAGATACTCGATCGCCAACCGGCTGGTTTATATGTTCAAACTCCTGACTCCCAACAAATTGCGTTTCCCCTCAAACATACGGAAGTGAGCGCTCAAGTTGCCGGAAACCTGTCGCGGGTGGAAGTGACCCAAACGTTTGAAAATCCCTTTACTACGACTTTAGAAGCGGTCTATATTTTCCCGTTGCCCGATGAGGCGGCGGTGGATGAGATGTTGATTAAAATTGGCAGCCGCACTATCAAAGGTCACATCAAACAACGAGAAGAAGCAAAACAAATTTACCAGCAAGCCAAACAACAGGGACGCACCGCTGGACTCCTAGAACAAGAACGAGATAATATCTTCACTCAATCCCTGGCTAACATTCAACCCGGTGAGCAAATTGATGTGATTATTCGCTATTCGGCGAGTCTGCAATTTGAGGGGGGAAATTATGAGCTTGTCTTTCCAATGGTGGTAGGTCCGCGCTATATTCCCGGTACTCCCATTGGAGAAAATGCGGTGGGTTCAGGGTCGGCACCCGGACCGATGTCTCAAAATCAAGATACGGATCTAGTTCCCGATGCTGCGCGGTTAAATGCGCCTATTTTACCGGCAGGAACTCGTTCGGGTCATGATATCAATATGACCGTGGAAATTGATGCCGGAGTGAACATCCAAGGGGTGCGATCGCCCTCTCATCACCTGCATATTTCTCACGATGGACAACGGGTGCTTGTGGGTTTAGTCGGCAGTGATACGATTCCCAATAAAGACTTTATTCTCCGCTATCAAGTGGGGTCAGAAACCACGCAATCTACGGTGTTATCTCAACAGAATGACCAAGGGGGACATTTTGCCCTGTATCTCATCCCGGCGCTGGACTATGCCCCGGAAAAAATTGTCCCCAAAGATGTCGTCTTTTTGATAGATACATCCGGGTCTCAAATGGGTCCTCCGTTGCGCCAATGTCAAGAACTTATGCGCCGGTTTATCCAAGGATTGAACCCGGATGATACCTTTAGTATTATCGATTTTTCCGATACGACTCAGCAGCTTTCTCCGGTTCCTCTGCCCAATACTCCCCAAAATCAATCCCGCGCTATTGCCTATATTAATCAATTGACTGCGGGTGGGGGAACCGAAATGTTACGCGGCATTCAAGCCGTGTTGAATTTCCCGGTGACTGATCCAGGACGATTGCGGAGTATTGTGCTGTTAACCGATGGATATATCGGCAATGAAAATCAAATTCTGGCGGAGGTGCAGCGCCATCTTAAATCTGGGAACCGTCTCTATAGTTTTGGGGCGGGGAGTTCGGTGAATCGGTTTTTACTGAATCGAATGGCCGAACTCGGACGGGGAATTTGTCGGGTGATTCGTCATGATGAAGCGCCAGATGAAACGGTGGAACGCTTCTTCCGACAAATTAATAATCCGGTGTTGGCTAATATTCAGGTGACTTGGGAAGGTGAGGGGGAGTCTCCGGTGATTTATCCGGCGATCGCACCAGATTTGTTCGCCGAACAACCCCTGGTTTTATTTGGACGCAAAGCGGATGCGGTTTCGGGAACCTTGCAGGTTTCGGGAATTGCTGCGGGCGGAGTCCCCTATCACCAAGGGTTTGAGATGAATTTTCAGTCCGGGGGAAATCCGGCAGTGGCTCAATTATGGGGACGAGCTCGGATTAAGGCGTTGATGAATCAGATGGTGAGTGGGGAACGAAAGTCTGGAGTTGAAGCAGTCACCCAGACGGCGATCGCCTATCAATTACTCTGCCAATATACAGCCTTTGTTGCTGTTAGCGAAGAGGTGCGCGTGGAGCATCCCGAGGCATCGGTTTCGGTGCAAGTGCCGGTGGAGATGCCAGAAGGCGTCAATGCTGAGGGGGTTTTTGGTTCGATGGGTGCCGTTTATGCGCCATCCCCCCCGCAGTTGCCGCAAGTCCTTCAGGTGCGCCGGATGGCAGCGCGTGTGTCCCTAGATTTCAATTTAGCCAATGAGTCAGGAGAGTACCAAGAGACTCAGGTGCCCGAGGAGCCACGCCGGATGCAGAAAGCTAAGTCCCTGCCCTCGATGCCCCAACAGTCTATGGACAAGAAGCGATCGCAGATGCCGGGAGAATCCTCGGATAGTGGGGATGCTGATTTTTATGCTGATTTTGAGGAGGATGATGATTTTGGCGGTATATCCTACCTTGACAGTGGCGATGAAGCAGAAAATGAATCTTCATCGGCCCCCAAATTTGAGGCCCGTCGTCGATTGGAAGCCCCTTCAGAATTGGTTCAACTCACCTTTCAAGCGCCAAAACCGCCAATGCCACCACAGCGGTTAGAGATTGTGAGTGTGACGGGATTAGATCCGGAGGCGATCGCCTTGCTAACCCAACATTTACAATCGGTGTCGCTTCCCGATGGGGTGAGTGGGGAACTGGTTTGGGAGTTGCGGATTACTAACGGACAAGTGAAACAGGTGATTTTGGATGATGAGCAGTCTTCTGTGGATGATCCAGAACTGATTGAGGCTATCCGGCGATCGCTGTTTACCTGGCGATCGGGACTCTCCCTCTCCAATACCGTACTGCTGCGGGTGCGGATTTCCGCCTAG